The Struthio camelus isolate bStrCam1 chromosome 24, bStrCam1.hap1, whole genome shotgun sequence genome includes a window with the following:
- the TNNI1 gene encoding troponin I, slow skeletal muscle, with the protein MLAKAKEEWEQELIDKQSEKERYLSERITPLYTSGLSLSQLQDLCRELHAKAEIVDEERYDIEAKCNHNTREIKDLKLKVLDLRGKFKRPPLRRVRVSADAMLRALLGSKHKVSMDLRANLKSVKKEDTEKERPVEVGDWRKNVEAMSGMEGRKKMFDAAKSPTGQ; encoded by the exons ATGCTGGCAAAAGCGAAGGAGGAATGGGAACAGGAGCTCATTGACAAACAGTCAGAGAAGGAAAGATATCTGTCTGAGCGGATCACACCATTGTATACCAGTGGGCTTTCCTTGAGCCAGCTCCAG GACCTGTGCAGGGAGCTGCATGCGAAAGCTGAAATTGTGGATGAAGAGCGATATGACATCGAAGCAAAATGCAACCATAACACCCGGGAG ATTAAAGACCTGAAACTGAAAGTGCTTGACCTCCGGGGAAAGTTCAAGCGACCCCCCCTGCGGCGAGTCCGGGTCTCTGCTGATGCTatgctgagggctctgctgggctccAAGCACAAGGTTTCCATGGATCTGAGAGCCAACCTGAAGTCTGTCAAGAAGGAGGATACGGAGAAG GAGCGCCCTGTGGAAGTGGGTGACTGGCGCAAGAACGTGGAAGCCATGTCCGGTATGGAGGGCCGAAAGAAGATGTTCGATGCTGCCAAGTCCCCCACAGGCCAGTGA